The Dromaius novaehollandiae isolate bDroNov1 chromosome 19, bDroNov1.hap1, whole genome shotgun sequence genome contains the following window.
TTCCTCTGAAAGACAAGAATCACTAAAAAGCTTTTAATACAATGCAATGAACTATCTGAACACTGAGAACAATAGGGGAATTGTAACTTAAGCCAGTTACTCGAATAAGCCTTAAGACCCCTTCACATTTTTAGGAAGTGTAAACTTTAATCACCACAAATGACTGAGAACTTCATACTTCAGATTCCAGGTAAAACAATACTTCAACACAACTTTACTACCTTATCATGAATTCTGAAAAGGAACTGAGCCACAGTGTACTAGATCACTACCTACCTATCTACTTTAGCATTTAGTTTCTCTTGGAAATGTTTCATTCCACTACACATTCAGCTCGAGGATACTGACTAAATCAATGCTTAGGCTGGCATTAGCATTCACTGGTATTACTATCACTTCACTGCAACACCCACCGAAGGGCTAACTCACTTGAGGATGATTGAAGGCATTGGAATTTCCAAAAATTCTTCCTTGAAAGGAATAAATGGCAGCAGACCAGTGTAGAACAGCCCAACAAGGAGGAGGACGCGTTGCAAACAGAAGATGATGGGAATGTCAGCATTCTGTAGAAAGCAGTAGAGAAAGATTCTAACTTGCCTGTGTAGACTGTTGAGTCTGTTGTAAATAAATTTACTCATGAACGCATGTTTAAAATATAGCACTTGTACCTAAAGGATAAGCTGCCAACTGTTTGTGTCTGCCACTGAATTTAAATTACTCTTCCTGGTAACTTGTAATCCAAGCAAAAGTTTTACACAATTTGAAGGGGCAGCAGTGACCTGAAAAGGTAAAATGTCAGCGATTCCGGTACTGCTTTTGTTACCTGCCTTCATCTTTCCAGACTGCAAGACACTACGCAGCATTTTGTCTTCGACTAGCATTACCACAGAGAAGGGGGTGGTCAAGCTGTGTTTTATCTGTTTGGGACTTGCTACAGTATGATATTGTATCAACTTGCTCCACAACACCTTTTTAAAGATGTTGGTTTATGAAACAAAATACTTGGGCGCTGATgctatgaaaaaaatgaacacaacTGCTCTTAAGGTAGGGAATGGTATTGTCCTGTTTCAGAGCACAGATAGATCAGTACAATGTCTATACTCTCAATTAGATCAGTATCACCCAGGTGCATAATTCCCTTGGACTAAACACAGTTTTAATTTAATTCCAAATTGTACAATTCCTCGGCACAAAAAGGAATATAATTTATAGCTGTAAATCAGCTTTATACCAATACAACTCTGTAACAGCTAATGGCTACAtccattattttaataaaaaacacacaATAAGCAATCTGTATCAAAATTGCTTTTGCACCAGATGAATGATATGTGATGTGCAAAAGAGGCTTTCTGTTTTTATGCCAGCAATTCCTAAGACCCCCTATATTACAGAAGTATAAAACAAGATTAAGCTTTTCtccttaaatattttattgcagaGTATATAGGTGTTAAGTTTGCTTGACTTACCTTAATGATGTAGTAAGCAAAATGCAATTGAGGTGCAAAACTTCAGATGACAGCTAAAAGTCTGGCATAGCTCACTATGCTCACTGGAATACCTCATCTTGATTTACAGGCTACTTCTCTGTAAATGTCACCACACAGTGAAACAGAGgtcaagaaaaacaaagcttgGACCCATTCTTACCTCCTTATGACACTTTGATACAACCTCGTAATTGGCATTCCCCCAAACAGTCAAGTGCTCTCGCTTATACTGACTCACCAGCTCTGAAACCTGCAATATAAAACCAAAAAAGGAGAACCCTAACATGCATTCCCTAAATATTATGTTGTGCAGAATTATTTAACTGAAACTCCATTTGCTACTTTCCAACTACACAAGTCATTATAGAAAAGATAATTCTTCTATACTCTTCCATCTTAAGATGATTACATTACTTTGAACAGGAGGAAACAGGTGTTCAGtacaacagaaaaggaaatagcATTATACCTACAAGAAAAACtagagaattttaaaaaggaaaatggcaaTGTAGTATCTGATGGAAAGCAGATTTCCTCTTCTGTGACGAGCACTTATCTTTATACTGGTATCATCCGTTTATGATGCATTTGTAGGCAACAGAATCCATATTAAGTCTTCGTATTAAATATAAAACCAAGATGTCCCTAGATACGTGACATCCCTTCATCTGTTTCATGCTGAGACAGAGTCAATAAAGAGCTATTTGCAGAATACCCTGTACTAGTTCTCTTCTGTCTTCCGCATTACCTTACACATGGAGGAAGACCTAACAGATGGAGGATGAAAGAGCCCAAGGACAcctgcttcagtgcctcacacTGCCAGCAACTCAAAAAAGCCCTTACTTTTGGAATTTGAACACCTCCACATGACATTCAGTCTCAGGTCAGTGTAGTTTATCACATACCTTTTTGATCAACACATTGTTGTTCATTTTGATGTCAATGTTGACAGGAGTTTGCGGAAATGCCTCAAACACCTCTTTCAGGAGTGGAATACGGTTATCTTCACCCTCACAGTGGCATTCTGGGGAAACAGAGAGAAAGTTGTCACTGCTGTGATCGTTATTAACATACCGAAGAGAAAAGCTAAGATATTAgagcactttttattttaaagtctacaaaaaatcctaaaattagGACATTTTTGAACTGGAAAGAGAATTTATTACACTTGTATGGTTGTAATTAACTGTGACAAGCTCACCCTAGTAATGAGAACTGATGCAACTCACTCATCATTTAGCAACAGTATGAGTGCAGGCATCATTAAAGTCCTGAACTAGCAAACAGGGGCTCACTTACCACATACCCAATGCAATGAGATTAATATGAAATAAGATCAACTGATAAAAGAAGCTTTTCTTTCTAGGAAAATTTACTGGAGAAGCCTAATGAGTAAGGGCAACAGAAGACAGAAATCCCAAATTTTAGTGTCTCGAACTGCTTGTGGATCTAAGGAGTCAGCTGAACCTTCTCCCCACTTCGTTACTatcaaaaaaagatttataagTAAAGGTAACATATCACAGAGCTAAACTCAGTGCTTATCTTACCAGACAATTCAACTATGGAAGGATTATTCAAGATAGTCACAAAGCCCTTCAGCCATATACATCTGACAATCTCCAGTAGTGTTTTCAAAGCGGAAGCACCCAGTTTTGGCTTGTAAGCTTTATTCAAACATAGTCTCAAGAATCACTACTTTCACAAGACACACTAATCATTTCCTAGGTCTTCCTCTCTTGCAGCAATATTCATGCTGATCTTTAAGCTGTATGTACTGTAACTATTACTCCCTTCATTCATCCTTCTGAAAATACCTATGTTATCTGACATCTTGTGGTACTTCAAGTACAGAGTGCACCAGCACAATAGCACTTGAGAAGTAAAATAAATGCCTTCATTGATTTTCATAATAGTGAATTTTAAATCAATACTCTCTGAAGAGCTCACAAGGGAACTGGAAAGCAGTTGCAAGAAGTAGATAAGTAAACAACTGAAATGTTTATTTGGAAAGAGATGtcttacattttaaatttattcACCATCTactgacatgaaaaaaatataatccTAGCCTTAGAAACCGTAACTTCTTTTCTCTTAAAGATTCTCTTATCAAGATCCTGACAGAAGCAAGTCCTCACTTTTCTGTTCCCTTTGATGAAGTAAGAAATTGCCACACTACAGTTACAGAAAAGTAGTTACTGTTACCATAAATTGAAGCAGCAAAAGTCAAAAACTTACCTTTCTGAAATGTGACATCCAATTTGCAGAGATACGGAGGAAGTTCCTtgaaaataaagggaaaaggaaCACTAATTCAAAAGCAGTGACATAATCATGACTTTccttgaaaaagacaaaaaattatAATTCATAAGCCATATAAGTTATCTTTAAAAGCATAAACGATATTTTGCATATGTTTCTAGGCTTCTTGCCCAAGAAGTGATTTTGTGAACATTCGGTTCCTTCTTACTTGAACTGTTTGGCAGTCTTAGACCCGTGTTACCTTCAGCTGAATAAGAGAAAGAACGTTTTCAGATGCCTGTCTGAAAAACATGGAGAAGCCTACTAAAATATCAGGTGGAAAGACAGTTCTGCAAAGTAGGCTTTTAAAGCTGTCTCTGCAGGTGGGATTCATCTTCCAGCTTtacccataaaaaaaaaaaaaaatagctggttGACCAAGCTCTCCCTGTCATCAGTATGGCAAAACAGGCAAACCTCCAGAAGGCCATTTATCCAAGCTACTATGGGATAGAGTTAATCACCCTCTGGAAGCATgcctatttttctcccttgaccACCCAGGGAGCCTACACAACTTTGTCAAACAAGATAAATACTCTTCTTGGATTTTGGATACTAAATACACACACGCATACATGCACACATCCTCCCCCCAGCCATTCTACAAACACATTCGTACCCATTATCTAGCactgatattttttcttcaacTTACAGAATATTTGAGGTCCGATATATTGACATCGACTCCTGTTGATCTCTTCAGGTTCTCATCATGGGACACAACCACTTGCTCATCTTTTGTGAGATGACAGTCTAGCTCCAACATGTCTGTTCCTATATTAACTGCACTGGAAACGAAGAAGTCTGCCTTGAACCAAACATACATTTTGTACAGGTCCAAACCTAACACACACATGTTATTTAATTAAACTAATCCCAAGGAAAGCACTTTAGATGCTTTATGATGCAATGAATCCCTGCAACCTTGttttaaagcaagaaacaaaTAACCTCTGTTGCAGTGAAAAGCTGATGCAAGAATAAACAAGATACTATGAATCAGAGATGGGATTTGAAGGTCGGAGCTTTGGCTCTGCCCTCTACAGAAATCAAGTCTTACTTCCGCCTGTGCAGTCTACTCTCTCACTACTGAGAAACTTCTAAAGTGTTGTCTCAGAATTTTTAGAGTGTGATGCTTATTAGTATCAGCACATTTACCACTAAAAGAAACAAACTCTTTAAAGAGCTAATCATTTCAGTAGTAGGCGACTGTTTCAGGTAACaggaaataaataagaaaagccATACCTTGGAAATCAATTTCCATTAGGCATGGTCTAATGCAGCACAATATACATAGTTTAAAATTCTAAAGTTGACCAAGCACTTTTATTGCTGTAACtacactgaatttttaaaagccttctcTCTTAACCAAGCACGTTCATATAAGAAATGGAAATccagtaaaatatgaaaaatatcctGAGAGTTCACTTTGCTGCTTCCTGTCAAAACAATGCTAAACTACATGCTTGCATTAAAGACAATCAAACTTGTATTTAGATTATTGTGGCATCTTTTATGTCAGATTTCTATATACTTTAAGACACTACATATGACtcttttcagttaaaaacaattattttaaaatctaaaaccACCATACAGGCATTTAAGCACAGTATGAAATGATTACAGCCCACAGAAATCTACCAAGTGTTTTACCATGCAAACAAAAGTAGTGTCTTTGGCACAAAGAACTTATTATTGTTTTCCAGAATATTTATAGGTTATGCTACTATAGAACCAGCTGTTACCaccagactttttttcttttttacagcttGTAGGATACTTAATACTGTAGCATGATAATGAAGAGAAGTGGCTCTACTAATATTTAAGAAATCACTGTCAGAGTATGAATAGCAGAAGTaaaactgtttcctttttaatagtTTGGGTTACTGTCAACAACAGTAATATACTAAAATACAAATAAGACAAAACTAAGAGGGCAGGTCTTATGCTGCAGACAAGCTTTCTCTTTTGGATCCAACTACACCAATGGCCAAATACGCCTGCGTGCCCAGACCTGCAGGAACAGCTCTGGCAGGTACACCCTATTTGGCTTCATGCAAAATCTGATAGCTGGTATAAACCAATCAATTCAGAACCTATCTGAGCCAATCCAGATGATTTTTCATGATGTGGCTCACCAGCTTTCTACAAATTTTTTTCTGATAGCATACTGGTGGAGGTGGCAAAATGAGCAGCTGGGAGGAACAAAGCTTTCGCCCCTTTCACAGCAGCAGATGCACGGTAATGGCTGGGACTCCGCTTTCTGCAGAGGTGATGTGCTTTTATTATGCAGCCAAAAATCTCAAAACAAGTAACTGAACTTTGGATATTGATAgttatgaacattttaaaaaaatgaatcttgGTGCATTTGTTACACTACGgtcataaaataattaaaacataatATGGCCAGAACAAACACCTGCAACATCTCAAAACATGATTTGACTCCTAGTACACTCCTTACTATGAGTACTACAACTTATTCGCCtctgagaatgaaataaaaagttaGTTTAAGTTTATAAATAcgctaaaataaaaatcagagaaaaaacccacaagcatcTTTCCCTAACCTGTTCAGTTTTATAGACATAAAACCAATACAGATactaaaagaaaattaagaaaccattaaaaaggaaagaaaaaagcactttcagaaaaatgtggtaGCAGAAAAACAGCAGGCTAGTAGGACCAACACACAGAAAGCTATGCTAAGCTTCCATGGAGACAGAAAACACCGCAGCACTTTCAATAGCACTGTTTGGTTGCAGAAGCTGGCACTGCCCAATCTGCAAGGAAATGCACAAACTGATGAGGCTACTTAGCACCaagcatgctttaaaaaaaataaataaataaaaaagctgccTACACAATTTGGTCACTGCTCTTTGGCAACTGCAGTTTCAGACATCCTTCTTTTTGTAATGCTTCTGAGAACTTTCTTATAATTCACTGCTACTTAAATGCTGGAGGTTTAAAAGGCTTTCTAACAGTTTTATACCCTTAGATCAGAGCCTTTCACACACACCGCCAGTGAAGTATATGCTGAAGAAAAAAGACACAGCACAAACACTTTCATTAGCTTTGTAGTGGTATATTAAAAGTTTGCTAACGCTAAGACTTCAGTCACAATATTGCTGTAAGACAAGTTATCTCCTTCCATACAGATGAGGGAACTGAACACTATAACACTGTGGAATAGCTAAGAGAGTTGCTTATGGCCATGACAGCAGTCAACAAATTTACATCTCCTGAAATCCAGCATTGTATGTTAAAGAAGGtaagaaaatgtgaaagaaactGAAGCCTGAAGTACAGTATTTAATCAAAAAAGGCTTTTCCTAGTTTCCTAGTTTGCTGCATTTAATTTCAAAACCCAAGAGCAAAGGAAGGGATTTGATATTtactctttcaccttctttcaaAAACAGTAATTACTAGATAAGCTGACGTGAAAGTCATCCTGCTCTATTACACTATCTTCCCTTAGCTGTAAGGTCCTTCAGCCGTCTTCTGTGCAGCCTCCAAAGCATACTTAATGTGATGACCCACCACATGGCATCAAATACCATTGCGATTAACTAGCGTGCCAGCGTCCCACTCCCTAATACCCTAAAGGCCAAGATTAGCCCCCATGTATATAAGGTGACCgtcactgaaggaaaaaggaatCTCCGTTAAACATGGAAGCAGTATTGTTACCTGTTTTATTAGTTAAAGCAGGAGGAATAAGGGCTCAGGAGTTTTATTTCCAAATGCAAGTTTAGTACATGACTGTGTACAAGCCAAAGCCTGTGGCACCccaatttcttcatttttaaattgtagCAATATTTAGCAATCCAAAGAAGTTGCTCAAAGGAAAGatgatgtttaaaaacaaaacactataCCCCAAAACAACTGCTGGAAGTCCCATCTTTTGTGATTGCTTCAGTCATTAAACACAATGAAAACACCATTCTAGACATTATTGGTTCCATTGTACTCACTGGTGAAAGGCTGCCATTGTGTTTTCCAGGTTCTCTCCAGCACctgcaaaaataaggaaaaataaaacatgcacaaAATCCTCATCCTCCCCCCAGTCCCAGtggaaataaattcaaaattaatGGAATAAAAAAGTACATATTTGGAAGAAATATCTGGACAAATGAGAATGAGGCTAGAGTCATAAATCCTAGAGTTGCTGCTAGCCCACTGGGGAAACTCCagtgacgtgactttctctgggCCATCTTATCTAAAAAGAGATAAGACTTATCTTGGGTTTCTGTAACACTTTGAATATACAAATTAGAGTTCAGGTGCCCCGGCTTTGcttaaaggctttttctttggctaTGGTAATATGCTCCACAGGCACAGGAACAGTATATGTATGAGATCTAGTTCAGACGCAGTGAAAGGAGTAGTGAGAAAAGATGacggggggaagaaaaaaataaaaagactctCTGAAGCTGCTATTCCCTAAACGCATAACCCAGTTGACGCTCAGAGAGGTGAGGACCTCTTTTTTCCATGCGAAGACACTTCCTGAAACAGCATAAGTCAGTCAATAAAGGCTTATTCTGCTGGCAGAGACAGACCTCATACACATGGAATGAAATGGACTTTAATTCCACAAAAAAGGACAAACAAATTTCTCTCAGACAGCAAACTAAGACAAAACCTGCAACTCTTAGGCCATCACTCTTTGCAAATTAATCTTTGCAAATGAACCTGGTTAGGGGCTAGAAAAGGATGTAGTCC
Protein-coding sequences here:
- the GDPD1 gene encoding lysophospholipase D GDPD1 isoform X4, with the translated sequence MAAFHHAVNIGTDMLELDCHLTKDEQVVVSHDENLKRSTGVDVNISDLKYSELPPYLCKLDVTFQKECHCEGEDNRIPLLKEVFEAFPQTPVNIDIKMNNNVLIKKVSELVSQYKREHLTVWGNANYEVVSKCHKENADIPIIFCLQRVLLLVGLFYTGLLPFIPFKEEFLEIPMPSIILKLKEPQKMTRSQKFIIWLADTLLMRKALFDHLTARGIQVYIWVLNEEQEYKRAFDLGATGVMTDYPTKLKEFLHNYPV
- the GDPD1 gene encoding lysophospholipase D GDPD1 isoform X1, whose protein sequence is MSAALYLLSTLGGYVLTSALLLKCPGLLHRPKRQRFRCRHISHRGGAGENLENTMAAFHHAVNIGTDMLELDCHLTKDEQVVVSHDENLKRSTGVDVNISDLKYSELPPYLCKLDVTFQKECHCEGEDNRIPLLKEVFEAFPQTPVNIDIKMNNNVLIKKVSELVSQYKREHLTVWGNANYEVVSKCHKENADIPIIFCLQRVLLLVGLFYTGLLPFIPFKEEFLEIPMPSIILKLKEPQKMTRSQKFIIWLADTLLMRKALFDHLTARGIQVYIWVLNEEQEYKRAFDLGATGVMTDYPTKLKEFLHNYPV
- the GDPD1 gene encoding lysophospholipase D GDPD1 isoform X2; translation: MRRVWLCRLYPLSSGAGENLENTMAAFHHAVNIGTDMLELDCHLTKDEQVVVSHDENLKRSTGVDVNISDLKYSELPPYLCKLDVTFQKECHCEGEDNRIPLLKEVFEAFPQTPVNIDIKMNNNVLIKKVSELVSQYKREHLTVWGNANYEVVSKCHKENADIPIIFCLQRVLLLVGLFYTGLLPFIPFKEEFLEIPMPSIILKLKEPQKMTRSQKFIIWLADTLLMRKALFDHLTARGIQVYIWVLNEEQEYKRAFDLGATGVMTDYPTKLKEFLHNYPV
- the GDPD1 gene encoding lysophospholipase D GDPD1 isoform X3, translating into MGLPAVVLGAVNIGTDMLELDCHLTKDEQVVVSHDENLKRSTGVDVNISDLKYSELPPYLCKLDVTFQKECHCEGEDNRIPLLKEVFEAFPQTPVNIDIKMNNNVLIKKVSELVSQYKREHLTVWGNANYEVVSKCHKENADIPIIFCLQRVLLLVGLFYTGLLPFIPFKEEFLEIPMPSIILKLKEPQKMTRSQKFIIWLADTLLMRKALFDHLTARGIQVYIWVLNEEQEYKRAFDLGATGVMTDYPTKLKEFLHNYPV